The following are from one region of the Penaeus monodon isolate SGIC_2016 chromosome 19, NSTDA_Pmon_1, whole genome shotgun sequence genome:
- the LOC119585297 gene encoding ankyrin repeat domain-containing protein 17-like, protein MEKNKSQIILLDKNGLETVAKALSSACWTLTESGGIEIGSIAASSSAQGSVPQLTLAQGNARPVTQVSVTGGSANSGSPGPPERPPTFQRDNSQVTTLNELGKKLLAAAKVGNTSQVRRLMAIGAPFASDGPIGMTPLHLASQNGHYETCDRLLAAGMNKDARNKVDKTPLHLAAMEGHKDIVSLLVKSGANINACDMLKMTALHWACDRGHTSIVGLLLKHHAKTDVVNKFSKPPLHIAVERGHQQIIRLLQEGVNYKEEEEAVAVESISLNVTDDLNSIPVVCKTEEVCTEEYEEEPVEDQVEKEEEERFSMESDLPHSILADDSDDQNTSVLATLAELAEATSKGSEGSEEVASAAALELLKAQAALLPVDDSSTLVTSAVAHGQTLHLTEAGRQALKLIKQEMPLLPTATLKQDHLNADCNKSAKSSTSSNSNSHRNRNKHTESSYSSSTLTAPCLPALLSTSGVESIVEEIADESQEVTQVITLSPEQYAALTGETNGPIILQVLSSGEDQLNELDTGQIPPAPKRQKVMQLVTKTGQGLASQNQAVAKVSGQVLSVDVSRGSNL, encoded by the exons ATGGAAAAGAACAAATCACAGATAATA CTACTTGATAAAAATGGCCTGGAGACGGTAGCTAAGGCTCTTTCCTCTGCTTGTTGGACTCTTACTGAATCTGGAGGTATTGAAATAGGGTCCATTGCAGCCTCCTCTTCAGCTCAGGGCAGTGTGCCACAACTCACACTTGCTCAAGGAAATGCCCGACCTGTCACTCAAGTCTCAG tcaCTGGAGGGTCAGCTAACAGTGGCTCACCAGGCCCACCCGAAAGACCCCCTACGTTCCAGCGAGACAATTCTCAGGTGACAACCCTTAATGAGTTGGGGAAGAAACTGTTGGCAGCAGCAAAGGTGGGCAACACTAGTCAAGTGCGGAGGTTAATGGCAATAGGTGCACCGTTTGCATCAGATGGG CCCATTGGCATGACTCCATTGCATTTGGCATCACAAAATGGCCATTATGAAACCTGTGATCGCCTGTTAGCTGCAGGCATGAATAAAGATGCCCGCAACAAG GTAGACAAGACCCCCCTCCATCTCGCTGCCATGGAAGGCCACAAGGACATTGTATCTTTGCTAGTCAAATCAGGAGCCAATATTAATGCCTGTGATATG TTGAAGATGACTGCTTTACATTGGGCCTGTGATAGAGGACACACCTCAATTGTTGGCTTACTTCTGAAACATCATGCCAAAACTGATGTGGTAAACAA ATTTTCTAAGCCTCCTCTCCATATAGCAGTAGAAAGAGGACATCAGCAGATCATTCGCCTACTGCAG GAAGGTGTGAATtacaaagaagaggaggaggcagttGCAGTGGAGTCCATTTCACTAAATGTCACAGATGACTTGAACTCCATTCCTGTTGTGTGCAAGACAGAGGAGGTTTGTACAGAGGAGTATGAAGAA GAACCAGTGGAAGAccaggtagagaaggaggaggaagaaaggtttAGCATGGAGAGTGATCTACCTCACTCTATCCTTGCAGATGACTCAGATG ATCAAAACACATCGGTCCTGGCAACGCTGGCAGAATTAGCAGAGGCCACATCAAAAGGATCTGAGGGCTCTGAGG AAGTAGCAAGTGCAGCTGCCTTAGAACTACTGAAAGCCCAAGCTGCTCTGCTTCCAGTAGATGACTCCTCAACCCTAGTGACATCAGCAGTAGCACATGGTCAGACACTACACCTTACAGAGGCTGGAAGACAGGCTTTAAAATTGATTAAACAG GAAATGCCTCTACTTCCAACAGCCACTTTAAAGCAGGATCACCTTAATGCAGATTGTAATAAATCTGCTAAATCCAGTACAAGTTCAAACTCCAACTCCCATAGAAATCGGAACAAGCATACCGAGTCTTCATACTCATCATCTACCTTGACAGCACCATGTCTGCCAGCTCTACTCTCAACTTCAGGTGTAGAAAGTATAGTAGAAGAGATTGCAGATGAGAGCCAAGAAGTCACTCAGGTCATAACATTGAGTCCAGAGCAGTATGCTGCTTTAACAG GTGAGACAAATGGGCCCATTATACTGCAAGTGTTGTCCAGTGGAGAGGATCAGTTGAATGAATTGGACACGGGCCAGATTCCACCAGCACCAAAACGACAGAAGGTGATGCAGCTTGTCACAAAAACAGGGCAAGGGTTAGCATCTCAGAATCAGGCTGTGGCAAAAGTTTCAGGCCAG GTACTGAGCGTGGATGTGTCAAGAGGAAGCAATTTGTAG